One Amycolatopsis sp. NBC_00355 genomic window carries:
- a CDS encoding helix-turn-helix transcriptional regulator: MAVLGEFLRARRSLLRPEDVGLPAFGERRRVAGLRREELAQLAGVSVSYYTRLEQGQSGNASEAILDALAGALRLDEHEREHLRELAAQRPRAQRRPPPERLDPLARDLLRSLGDVPALVLGRRSDVLAWNPLGHALLAGHVDFTAPERPADRPNTARMLFLDPHVRELYADWPRKARAVVGNLRAVAGRHPEDALLASLVGELTMKSPEFVALWGDHRVKPCEADSYDLRHPLVGPLTVAQQILTPARSPEQTVVVVTTAESSASENTLKLLARSGH, encoded by the coding sequence GAAGACGTCGGCCTGCCCGCCTTCGGCGAACGGCGGCGCGTCGCCGGGCTGCGGCGCGAGGAGCTGGCGCAGCTGGCCGGCGTCAGCGTGTCGTACTACACACGCCTGGAACAGGGCCAGTCCGGCAACGCGTCCGAGGCGATCCTGGACGCGCTGGCCGGGGCGCTGCGGCTCGACGAGCACGAGCGCGAACACCTGCGTGAGCTGGCCGCGCAACGCCCGCGCGCGCAACGCCGCCCGCCGCCGGAACGGCTCGACCCGCTGGCCCGCGACCTGCTGCGCTCACTGGGTGACGTGCCCGCGCTGGTCCTCGGGCGGCGCAGCGACGTGCTGGCGTGGAACCCGCTGGGCCACGCGCTGCTGGCCGGGCACGTCGACTTCACTGCACCCGAGAGGCCCGCGGACCGGCCGAACACGGCCCGGATGCTGTTCCTCGACCCGCACGTCCGCGAGCTGTACGCGGACTGGCCGCGCAAGGCCCGGGCGGTCGTCGGCAACCTGCGGGCCGTCGCCGGGCGGCACCCCGAAGACGCCCTGCTGGCGTCGCTGGTGGGGGAGCTGACCATGAAGAGCCCCGAGTTCGTCGCGCTGTGGGGCGATCACCGGGTCAAGCCGTGCGAGGCCGACTCGTACGACCTGCGGCACCCGCTGGTGGGCCCGCTGACGGTGGCCCAGCAGATCCTGACGCCCGCGCGGTCGCCTGAGCAGACCGTCGTCGTCGTGACGACCGCGGAGAGCTCGGCCTCGGAGAACACACTCAAGCTGCTGGCCCGGTCAGGGCACTGA
- a CDS encoding HAD family hydrolase, whose product MLFDVDGTLVDSNYLHVHAWQRAFRELDRDVASWRVHRAIGMGSGKLLAELLGQADADELGSRLEDLHRRFYLETAELLRPFDQAAALIRVIAGHGVRVLLATSAGPDELDLQRKALDVDDVVAGIVAGDDVEATKPDPEPVYAALERAGTEPADTIFVGDSVWDVLAATKAGVRTVAVLSGGVGAAELTEAGAIATYDDAEALLDGLDQSPLAELFT is encoded by the coding sequence GTGCTCTTCGACGTCGACGGCACGCTCGTCGACTCCAACTACCTGCACGTCCACGCCTGGCAGCGCGCGTTCCGCGAACTGGACCGGGACGTCGCGTCCTGGCGCGTCCACCGCGCGATCGGCATGGGGTCCGGCAAGCTGCTCGCCGAACTGCTCGGACAAGCCGACGCCGACGAGCTCGGCAGCCGGCTCGAAGACCTCCACCGCCGCTTCTACCTCGAGACGGCCGAGCTGCTCCGGCCCTTCGACCAGGCCGCCGCGCTGATCCGCGTCATCGCCGGGCACGGGGTGCGGGTGCTCCTGGCGACGTCGGCCGGGCCGGACGAGCTCGACCTGCAGCGCAAGGCCCTCGACGTCGACGACGTCGTCGCGGGCATCGTCGCGGGCGACGACGTCGAGGCCACCAAGCCCGACCCGGAACCGGTGTACGCCGCGCTGGAGCGCGCGGGCACCGAGCCGGCGGACACGATCTTCGTCGGGGACTCCGTCTGGGACGTCCTGGCCGCCACCAAAGCGGGCGTGCGCACGGTCGCGGTGCTCTCCGGCGGCGTCGGCGCGGCGGAGCTGACCGAAGCCGGCGCCATCGCGACCTACGACGACGCCGAAGCCCTGCTCGACGGCCTCGACCAGAGCCCGCTGGCGGAGCTGTTCACCTAG
- a CDS encoding STAS domain-containing protein: protein MLVVQHPATAIPVTRAGAGAFDIKVIRPYFGAVMVRIRGALDEESAGQLDAVLATWAHRKFPVLVLDLSEVDLLDAAGLDALVDIHLRTQRESTTLRVVPGDNRVVRRALSDTGLDHALNVSPLPAGWERATEIPG from the coding sequence ATGTTGGTAGTGCAGCACCCCGCGACGGCGATCCCCGTGACCCGCGCGGGCGCCGGTGCGTTCGATATCAAGGTGATCCGCCCCTACTTCGGTGCCGTGATGGTCCGGATCCGGGGCGCCCTCGACGAAGAGAGCGCCGGGCAGCTCGATGCGGTCCTGGCCACGTGGGCCCACCGCAAGTTCCCCGTCCTGGTACTCGACCTCTCGGAGGTCGACCTCCTGGACGCGGCCGGCCTGGACGCCCTGGTCGACATCCACCTCCGGACCCAGCGGGAGAGCACCACCCTGCGCGTCGTCCCGGGCGACAACCGGGTCGTGCGCCGGGCGCTGTCGGACACCGGGCTCGACCACGCGCTCAACGTCAGCCCGCTGCCCGCCGGCTGGGAGCGCGCGACGGAGATCCCCGGCTGA
- a CDS encoding zinc-dependent alcohol dehydrogenase — protein sequence MRAFVLTGPREFSVQDVPVPEAVPGEVVVDVERAGVCGTDVEFFTGEMAYLHQGHSAYPMRLGHEWAGTVSAVGDGVDPGWLGRRVMGDTMLGDRTCRRCRKGHQHTCARREEVGIRGGRPGALAERIAVPAWSLHALPGTVDAVLGALVEPGGNALRAAQAAGVGPGDRALVLGPGTIGLLVAMFLRAAGAEVHLLGREEPTLAFARTLGFAHTWTRETRPDLPFDAIVDASNAVELPALALDLVEPAGRVVYIGLAGQPSRIDTRELVLKDVTAVGILSASPGLADTIAAYASGAVDPRPLVAATVGLDEAGAVLAGEHAAGPGPKIHVDPRR from the coding sequence ATGCGGGCCTTCGTGCTCACCGGCCCGCGGGAGTTCTCGGTGCAGGACGTCCCCGTGCCCGAAGCCGTCCCCGGTGAGGTGGTCGTCGACGTCGAACGCGCCGGCGTCTGCGGCACCGACGTCGAGTTCTTCACCGGCGAAATGGCCTACCTGCACCAGGGCCACTCGGCGTACCCGATGCGGCTCGGGCACGAGTGGGCCGGCACCGTCTCGGCCGTCGGCGACGGCGTCGACCCGGGGTGGCTCGGGCGCCGCGTCATGGGCGACACCATGCTTGGCGACCGGACCTGCCGCCGCTGCCGCAAAGGGCACCAGCACACCTGCGCGCGCCGCGAGGAAGTCGGCATCCGCGGCGGGCGGCCCGGCGCGCTGGCCGAACGCATCGCCGTCCCCGCGTGGTCGCTGCACGCGCTGCCCGGCACCGTCGACGCCGTCCTCGGGGCCCTGGTCGAGCCGGGTGGCAACGCCCTGCGCGCGGCGCAGGCCGCCGGCGTCGGGCCCGGCGATCGCGCGCTCGTCCTGGGGCCCGGGACGATCGGGCTGCTCGTCGCCATGTTCCTGCGCGCGGCCGGCGCCGAAGTGCACCTGCTGGGCCGCGAGGAACCCACCCTCGCCTTCGCCCGCACGCTCGGCTTCGCGCACACCTGGACCCGCGAAACGCGCCCCGACCTGCCGTTCGACGCGATCGTCGACGCGTCCAACGCCGTCGAGCTGCCCGCGCTGGCCCTCGACCTGGTCGAGCCGGCCGGCCGGGTCGTCTACATCGGACTGGCCGGGCAGCCGAGCCGGATCGACACCCGCGAGCTGGTCCTGAAGGACGTCACGGCCGTCGGCATCCTGTCCGCGTCACCCGGTCTGGCCGACACGATCGCCGCGTACGCGAGCGGCGCCGTCGACCCGCGCCCGCTGGTCGCGGCGACCGTCGGGCTCGACGAGGCCGGGGCGGTGCTGGCGGGCGAGCACGCCGCGGGTCCCGGCCCGAAGATCCACGTCGACCCGCGGCGCTAG
- a CDS encoding GNAT family N-acetyltransferase: MAAIALRPVEDADLDTLFEQQRDPEAVRMAAFTHKDPDDRDAFDAHMAKVRFSDGITHRAVTRDGVLVGSIAAFVMEGDTEITYWIGRSVWGQGIAGQALALLLDAVEVRPLHARAASDNAGSLRVLQRAGFTVVGTDTGYANARGAEIEETILRLD, encoded by the coding sequence GTGGCAGCGATAGCACTCCGGCCGGTCGAAGACGCCGATCTCGACACGCTGTTCGAGCAGCAGCGGGACCCCGAGGCGGTCCGGATGGCCGCGTTCACCCACAAGGACCCCGACGACCGCGACGCGTTCGACGCGCACATGGCGAAGGTGCGGTTCTCCGACGGGATCACCCACCGCGCGGTGACCCGCGACGGCGTCCTCGTCGGCAGCATCGCCGCGTTCGTCATGGAGGGCGACACGGAGATCACGTACTGGATCGGCCGGTCGGTGTGGGGGCAGGGCATCGCCGGGCAAGCGCTTGCCCTGCTGCTCGACGCGGTCGAGGTCCGGCCCCTGCACGCGCGGGCGGCCAGCGACAACGCCGGATCGTTGCGAGTCCTGCAGCGGGCGGGCTTCACCGTCGTCGGCACCGACACCGGGTACGCGAACGCTCGCGGCGCGGAGATCGAGGAAACCATCCTGCGGCTCGACTAG
- the couO gene encoding 4-hydroxyphenyl-beta-ketoacyl-CoA hydrolase: MDLSALTALDVHTHVEQDGHGCFALDQELLDASAKYFRADQDRTPTVTAIAEHYRARKMAAVVFTVEAPAATGHPALSSEEIADAAAEHPDVLIPFGSVDPHSGKAAVHRARRLVAEHGVRGFKFHPSLQGFEPNDPRFYPLYEAIGELGVPALFHTGQTGIGAGLPGGRGIKLRYSNPMLLDDVAADFPHLTIILAHPSVPWQDEAISVATHKANVYIDLSGWSPKYFPPQLVRAANTLLKRKVLFGSDFPVITPDRWLADFAELDIKDEVRPLILKDNAIRLLGLS, translated from the coding sequence GTGGACCTTTCCGCACTGACCGCCCTCGACGTCCACACCCACGTCGAGCAGGACGGCCACGGCTGTTTCGCGCTGGACCAGGAGCTGCTCGACGCGTCCGCGAAGTACTTCCGCGCCGACCAGGACCGGACCCCGACCGTGACGGCCATCGCCGAGCACTACCGCGCCCGCAAGATGGCCGCCGTCGTGTTCACGGTCGAGGCGCCGGCCGCCACCGGGCACCCCGCGCTCTCGAGCGAGGAGATCGCCGACGCGGCCGCCGAGCACCCGGACGTGCTCATCCCGTTCGGCTCGGTCGACCCGCACTCCGGCAAGGCGGCCGTGCACCGGGCGCGCCGGCTCGTCGCCGAACACGGCGTCCGCGGGTTCAAGTTCCACCCCAGCCTGCAGGGCTTCGAGCCGAACGACCCGCGGTTCTACCCGCTGTACGAGGCGATCGGCGAGCTCGGCGTCCCGGCGCTGTTCCACACCGGCCAGACCGGGATCGGCGCGGGCCTGCCGGGCGGGCGTGGCATCAAGCTGCGCTACTCGAACCCGATGCTGCTCGACGACGTCGCCGCCGACTTCCCGCACCTGACGATCATCCTGGCGCACCCGTCGGTGCCGTGGCAGGACGAGGCGATCTCGGTGGCGACGCACAAGGCGAACGTCTACATCGACCTGTCCGGCTGGTCCCCGAAGTACTTCCCGCCCCAGCTGGTCCGCGCGGCGAACACGCTGCTGAAGCGCAAGGTCCTGTTCGGCTCGGACTTCCCGGTCATCACACCGGACCGGTGGCTGGCCGACTTCGCCGAGCTGGACATCAAGGACGAGGTGCGGCCGCTGATCCTGAAGGACAACGCGATCCGGCTGCTCGGCCTATCCTGA
- a CDS encoding 3-hydroxyacyl-CoA dehydrogenase NAD-binding domain-containing protein, translated as MSTVAVVGTGVIGASWARLFLAHGLDVVATDPAPDAEDRLRGALEGTPTDRLRFVADAGEAAAAADFVQENGPEREDVKHALFAVLDEAARPDVVLASSSSGLLPSVIARGCPRHPERVVIGHPFNPPHLIPLVEVVPGRDTAPEVVDRAVAFYTSVGKRPIRLSREVPGHIANRLQAALWQEAYSLVERGVATVADIDTAIAYGPGLRWAVLGPFANQHLSGGAGGLAHILRHLGPPTEQWWRDLGQVHLTPELAETLVAGVDAELAETDQARLVAARDAVLDQLLAAKAAQPDLP; from the coding sequence ATGAGCACCGTCGCGGTCGTCGGCACCGGCGTGATCGGCGCGAGCTGGGCGAGGCTCTTCCTCGCCCACGGCCTCGACGTCGTCGCCACCGATCCGGCACCGGACGCCGAAGACCGGTTGCGCGGCGCTCTCGAAGGCACGCCGACGGATCGGCTGCGGTTCGTCGCCGACGCCGGGGAGGCGGCCGCCGCGGCGGACTTCGTGCAGGAGAACGGTCCGGAGCGCGAAGACGTCAAGCACGCGCTGTTCGCCGTCCTCGACGAGGCCGCGCGGCCGGACGTGGTCCTGGCGAGCAGCTCGTCCGGGCTGCTGCCCAGCGTCATCGCCCGCGGCTGCCCGCGCCACCCCGAGCGGGTCGTGATCGGGCACCCGTTCAACCCGCCGCACCTGATCCCGCTCGTCGAGGTCGTGCCCGGCCGCGACACCGCGCCCGAGGTCGTCGACCGGGCGGTGGCGTTCTACACGTCGGTCGGGAAGCGCCCGATCCGGCTGTCGCGGGAGGTCCCCGGCCACATCGCGAACCGGCTGCAGGCCGCGCTGTGGCAGGAGGCGTACTCGCTGGTCGAACGCGGGGTCGCGACGGTCGCCGACATCGACACGGCGATCGCGTACGGGCCCGGGCTGCGCTGGGCGGTGCTCGGCCCGTTCGCCAACCAGCACCTCTCCGGCGGCGCCGGCGGCCTGGCGCACATCCTGCGGCACCTCGGCCCGCCCACCGAGCAGTGGTGGCGCGACCTCGGCCAGGTCCACCTGACGCCGGAGCTCGCCGAGACGCTCGTCGCGGGGGTGGACGCCGAACTGGCCGAAACCGACCAAGCCCGGCTCGTCGCCGCGCGCGACGCCGTCCTCGACCAGCTGCTGGCCGCCAAGGCCGCGCAGCCCGACCTGCCCTGA
- a CDS encoding acetoacetate--CoA ligase, translating to MTALRPVAADVRDTTEIGRYLGWLATQRGLGFEDYASLHRWSVTDLDGFWSSIRDYFGVRFHTGETAVVPDSRMPGTEWFPGATLNYAEHALSHRPDDEVAVIAYSQTRPRHELTWAELRDQVAKARAGLKRLGVGRGDRVVAYLPNIPETVVAYLAVAGLGAVWASCAPEFGARAVLDRFGQVEPKVLLTVSGYRYGTKDIDRRSEVAEIVAGLPSIEHVVRVAYGDDATGWAELLDNPGEPGFEPVGFAHPLCVLFSSGTTGKPKPIVHGHGGLLLEHLKNHGLSWDLRPGDRMLWFSTTAWMMWNALVSGLLTGASIVLVDGNPLHPDLAWQWRLAAETRATLLGASPGFLMACRKADLDPAADLDLSALRQIGAAGSPLPAEGYRWVADRFPDVLLNVGSGGTDVCSGIVQGSPLQPVWAGEISGPCLGVDAKAFDSRGKPVVGELGELVITAPMPSMPVGFWGDLPVTDPDSRYRATYFADYPGVWRHGDWVRFSPDGGCVIAGRSDATLNRGGVRLGTAEFYTVVEELPEIDDSLVVHLEDPAGGNGDLRLYVVLRDGALDDDLRGRIKSALKSALSPRHVPDEITAVPVIPRNRTGKKLELPVKKLLLGARAEDVVGRDVLADPSALDHFRARA from the coding sequence ATGACGGCGTTGCGCCCGGTCGCCGCCGATGTCCGCGACACCACGGAAATCGGCCGCTACCTCGGCTGGCTGGCCACCCAGCGCGGCCTCGGCTTCGAGGACTACGCGAGCCTGCACCGCTGGTCGGTGACGGACCTCGACGGCTTCTGGTCGTCGATCCGCGACTACTTCGGGGTTCGCTTCCACACCGGCGAAACGGCGGTGGTCCCCGATTCGCGGATGCCGGGCACCGAGTGGTTTCCGGGCGCGACGCTCAACTACGCCGAGCACGCGCTCAGCCACCGGCCCGACGACGAGGTCGCCGTCATCGCGTATTCCCAGACGCGCCCACGCCACGAGCTGACCTGGGCAGAACTGCGCGACCAGGTCGCGAAAGCCCGCGCCGGTCTCAAGCGGCTGGGCGTCGGACGCGGTGACCGGGTCGTGGCCTACCTGCCGAACATCCCCGAGACGGTCGTCGCGTACCTGGCGGTCGCCGGCCTCGGCGCGGTGTGGGCGTCCTGCGCGCCGGAGTTCGGCGCCCGCGCGGTGCTCGACCGGTTCGGGCAGGTCGAGCCGAAGGTGCTGCTGACCGTCTCGGGATATCGGTACGGCACCAAGGACATCGATCGCCGAAGTGAAGTCGCGGAGATCGTGGCCGGGCTGCCGAGCATCGAGCATGTCGTCCGGGTCGCGTACGGCGACGACGCCACCGGCTGGGCCGAGCTACTGGACAACCCAGGTGAGCCGGGGTTCGAGCCGGTCGGGTTCGCGCACCCGCTGTGCGTGCTGTTCTCCTCCGGCACCACGGGAAAACCGAAGCCGATCGTGCACGGCCACGGCGGGCTGCTGCTGGAGCACCTCAAGAACCACGGTCTCAGCTGGGACCTGCGCCCCGGTGACCGGATGCTGTGGTTCTCCACCACCGCCTGGATGATGTGGAACGCGCTGGTGTCCGGCCTGCTCACCGGCGCGTCGATCGTGCTGGTCGACGGCAACCCGCTGCACCCGGACCTGGCCTGGCAGTGGCGGCTCGCCGCCGAAACCCGCGCGACGCTGCTGGGCGCGAGCCCGGGTTTCCTGATGGCGTGCCGGAAAGCGGACCTCGACCCGGCGGCGGACCTGGACCTCTCGGCGCTGCGCCAGATCGGCGCGGCGGGCAGCCCGCTGCCCGCCGAGGGCTACCGGTGGGTCGCCGACCGGTTCCCCGATGTCCTGCTCAACGTCGGCAGCGGCGGCACCGACGTCTGCAGCGGGATCGTCCAGGGCAGCCCCCTGCAACCGGTGTGGGCCGGGGAGATCTCGGGCCCCTGCTTGGGAGTTGACGCGAAAGCGTTCGACTCCCGCGGCAAGCCGGTCGTCGGGGAACTGGGCGAGCTCGTGATCACCGCGCCGATGCCGTCCATGCCGGTCGGGTTCTGGGGCGATCTCCCGGTCACGGATCCGGATTCCCGTTACCGCGCAACGTATTTCGCCGACTACCCCGGTGTGTGGCGGCACGGCGACTGGGTGCGCTTCTCGCCGGACGGCGGCTGCGTCATCGCCGGCCGCTCCGACGCCACCCTCAACCGCGGCGGCGTCCGCCTCGGCACCGCCGAGTTCTACACGGTCGTCGAGGAGCTGCCGGAGATCGACGACTCCCTGGTCGTGCACCTCGAAGATCCGGCGGGCGGCAACGGCGACCTTCGCCTCTACGTCGTGCTCCGCGACGGCGCTCTGGACGACGACCTGCGCGGCCGCATCAAGAGCGCGTTGAAGAGCGCGCTGTCGCCGCGGCACGTGCCCGACGAGATCACCGCCGTCCCGGTGATCCCCCGCAACCGCACCGGGAAGAAACTGGAGCTGCCCGTGAAGAAACTCCTGCTCGGCGCCCGCGCGGAAGACGTCGTCGGCCGGGACGTCCTGGCCGATCCCAGCGCCCTCGACCACTTCCGGGCGCGCGCATGA
- a CDS encoding crotonase/enoyl-CoA hydratase family protein, with amino-acid sequence MTSTLHLELHDDVAVLRLSRPKKRNALDDATVLALEAFFSAPPAEVKAVVLDAEGDHFSAGLDLSELTERDAFEGLQHSMMWHRAFERIERGRVPVVAVLKGAVIGGGLELASATHIRVAESSAFYALPEGQRGLFVGGGGSVRVPRLIGAHRMTDLMLTGRVLDADEGHAAGLSHYRVEPGEGLEHALGLARKIAAASPITTFAVLQALPRIAEANPAEGYLLEALMAAVASGSAEAQDRMRAFLDKRAAKVAR; translated from the coding sequence ATGACCAGCACGCTGCACCTCGAACTGCACGACGACGTCGCGGTGCTGCGGCTGTCGCGGCCGAAGAAGCGCAACGCGCTCGACGACGCCACCGTCCTGGCCCTCGAAGCGTTCTTCAGCGCGCCGCCGGCCGAGGTGAAAGCCGTCGTGCTCGACGCCGAAGGCGACCACTTCTCCGCCGGGCTCGACCTGTCGGAGCTCACCGAGCGGGACGCCTTCGAGGGCCTGCAGCACTCGATGATGTGGCACCGCGCCTTCGAGCGGATCGAACGCGGCCGCGTCCCGGTTGTCGCGGTGCTCAAGGGCGCGGTGATCGGCGGCGGCCTCGAACTCGCGTCGGCCACGCACATCCGCGTCGCCGAGTCGTCGGCGTTCTACGCGCTCCCGGAAGGCCAGCGCGGCCTGTTCGTCGGCGGCGGCGGTTCGGTGCGGGTGCCGCGGCTGATCGGCGCGCACCGGATGACCGACCTGATGCTCACCGGCCGCGTCCTCGACGCCGACGAGGGCCACGCCGCCGGGCTGTCGCACTACCGCGTCGAGCCGGGCGAGGGCCTGGAGCACGCGCTCGGCCTGGCCCGCAAGATCGCCGCGGCGTCGCCGATCACGACGTTCGCGGTGCTGCAGGCGCTGCCGCGCATCGCCGAGGCCAACCCGGCGGAGGGCTACCTGCTGGAGGCGCTGATGGCGGCCGTCGCCAGCGGCAGCGCCGAGGCCCAGGACCGGATGCGGGCGTTCCTGGACAAGCGCGCGGCGAAGGTCGCCCGATGA
- a CDS encoding acyl-CoA synthetase encodes MSADFGLGSWPARRARIDPGRTALVQAGRTLTYARLAENVDRLAGQLTRRGVRPGDRVAYLGVNDIAVFETLFATARCGAIFVPLNYRLSPAEIRYMLGDSGASLLVHSPDADDLVAAAGPHEIQLVKAGEAGSGTPPEPEVGLDDPCLLLYTSGTTGRPKAAVLTHGNLTWNTVNQLAHLDVLGTDKALCIAPLFHCVGLGQITLPTLFKGGCVEPVAKFDAGTILARIAEAGITSFSAVPTMLEMMCRHESWAATDLSSLTCVLYGGSPVAERVARAWLDRGVRLLQGYGMTEASPGVFMATHDGTLDHPVAAGVPHFFTDVAADGGRPLSAEPAELLVRGPHVFTGYWNRPEESAASFVDEQWFRTGDVVRVEDDGWAHIVDRVKDLIISGGENVYPAEIEAIAVQLDAVDACAVVGVPDERWGEVGAAYVVARDGAEPDEAAFRAHLEQHLARYKVPKYVRFVEALPRNATGKIRRVELRKQAAQTYGVA; translated from the coding sequence ATGAGCGCGGACTTCGGCCTGGGCAGCTGGCCGGCGCGGCGGGCCCGGATCGACCCCGGCCGCACCGCGCTGGTGCAGGCCGGGCGCACCCTCACCTACGCCCGGCTCGCCGAGAACGTCGACCGGCTGGCCGGCCAGCTGACCCGGCGCGGCGTGCGGCCGGGCGATCGGGTCGCCTACCTCGGCGTCAACGACATCGCCGTCTTCGAGACGCTCTTCGCCACCGCCCGCTGCGGCGCCATCTTCGTGCCGCTCAACTACCGCCTCTCCCCCGCCGAGATCCGCTACATGCTCGGCGACAGCGGCGCGTCGCTCCTGGTGCACAGCCCGGACGCCGACGACCTCGTCGCGGCGGCCGGCCCCCACGAAATCCAGCTCGTGAAAGCCGGCGAAGCCGGCAGCGGAACGCCACCCGAACCCGAGGTCGGCCTCGACGACCCGTGCCTGCTGCTCTACACCTCCGGCACCACCGGCCGGCCGAAGGCGGCGGTCCTCACCCACGGCAACCTGACCTGGAACACCGTCAACCAGCTCGCCCACCTGGACGTCCTCGGCACCGACAAGGCCCTCTGCATCGCACCGCTGTTCCACTGCGTGGGGCTGGGCCAGATCACGCTGCCGACGCTGTTCAAAGGCGGCTGCGTCGAGCCGGTCGCCAAGTTCGACGCCGGCACGATCCTCGCCCGCATCGCCGAAGCCGGGATCACCAGCTTCTCCGCCGTCCCCACGATGCTGGAGATGATGTGCCGCCACGAGTCGTGGGCGGCCACCGACCTCAGCTCGCTGACCTGCGTGCTCTACGGCGGCTCGCCGGTCGCCGAACGCGTCGCGCGGGCGTGGCTCGACCGCGGCGTCCGGCTGCTGCAGGGCTACGGCATGACCGAGGCCTCCCCCGGCGTCTTCATGGCCACCCACGACGGCACGCTCGACCACCCGGTCGCCGCGGGCGTGCCGCACTTCTTCACCGACGTCGCCGCCGACGGCGGCAGACCGCTGAGCGCCGAGCCCGCCGAGCTGCTCGTCCGCGGCCCGCACGTCTTCACCGGCTATTGGAACCGGCCCGAAGAGAGCGCGGCGAGCTTCGTCGACGAGCAGTGGTTCCGCACCGGCGACGTCGTCCGCGTCGAGGACGACGGCTGGGCCCACATCGTCGACCGGGTCAAGGACCTGATCATCTCCGGCGGCGAGAACGTCTACCCCGCCGAGATCGAGGCGATCGCCGTCCAGCTCGACGCCGTCGACGCCTGTGCCGTGGTCGGCGTGCCGGACGAGCGCTGGGGTGAGGTCGGCGCCGCCTACGTCGTCGCCCGCGACGGCGCGGAGCCGGACGAAGCCGCGTTCCGCGCGCACCTGGAACAGCACCTGGCCCGCTACAAGGTGCCGAAGTACGTCCGGTTCGTCGAGGCGCTGCCGCGCAACGCCACCGGCAAGATCCGCCGCGTCGAGCTGCGCAAGCAAGCCGCACAAACCTACGGAGTCGCATGA